AGCCCCCCTGGCCCTAATGTAGCTCAGCCCTCATATTTATCCATGCTACTTAGTGTTTGCCATCATGTTACTTAAGTCATAATCTTAGTGAAGACACCCGAGATCTCCCCGAAGGCATCTTCTGATGTTTGAAACCACCCTAGCTCCACATTTTTATGTGCATGTGTCAAAGCAAGGAGCCgagatgttccttgttcctctagAGTTTAAGTTAGAAACATATCATACGAATGTCATGATGTTGTATGATGCTGTTTAAAATGGTTTCTCGTGTGTCTTCTTGTTGTTCTGGAATGGTGGGTAGTCCCTTAATTTTATAAGTATTTTTTTAGAATCAAGAGTAATAAATTACTCAAGAGGGGGATTACACTCCGAGAGCATAAGACTACGTAAACTATCCGGAACACCGGTAATGATTAGCATGTCTCCCAATTGTCTAGCCTTCGCTGCCAGCTCATGAGCAAGTCTATTGCATCCCCTCCCAGCAAAAGAGATTTTGTGGGTAGCAAAACTAGAGAAGACCTCTTTGATATCCTGAATTACTCCATAGCAGGAAGACCGGATCTGACTTGTAGTTTTTAGGTGCTCAACCACCGATTTGCAGTCCATCTCCAACTTAGCTAGTCCATTATACACTGCAGCCAAcgcctaaggccttgtacaatgggagatacttagggaggtgcttagaaaaataaaccgagtttttctgaagcaccggtgcctatttctacagaagAGATGCTTAGTTAAGCGTCTCTCCTGTACAAATAGGCATCGGTGCTTAaaaaaagcctggtttatttctctaagcacctcccctaagcatctcccattgtacaaggcctaaagtCCTGTAAGAGTTGCTCGAGCCTCAGCTTCCTCCACACCGCCCAATATCCCGAGTTATTTGCCTACAAACAGGAAGACGTGACCGTTGTGATCCCTAGCAACGCCTCCCGCCCAACTCTGCCCGCTGTCAGCCAGATAGGCCGCGTCCAAATTGATTTTGGTTGTTCCAAGTACAAGAGTTGTCCACTGCATGCATTTTTGGGCGGGAATGCTCGGCGCCTGGTCTGACAGGGACCACGGGTCCTTCCCATGCTCCAACAGATTTCTTTGAGCTGCTTTTAGACTGCtcacagtggggagtaacatagagtagtaacttgccgatgctactagtctatgttacaaccttcatagtgggtagtaacatatgagtggtatcatgaaagagttcatttattaggctatagacttatTATGtcttgaaatgtgtgatgttacagtaactagctaagttactacaaaCCCCTTTCTCCTCATTAATTAGCTGCCACATAAGCAATCTTGtattgaaatgtgtgatgttactagtcaagttactcccattgtgactagtcttagaCTACCAATGGCGgaagtaacataggtggtaacatcacacatctctaggcaaaatagatgatgtgacgagtaattaatgaggaaagagaggcatgtggtaacatagctagttgctgtaacatcacacataccaagacaagatgagtctacaacctaataaatgaagtgttacatgacaccacacatatgttactttccactgtagaggtagtaacatagactagtaacaaaTGCAAtgtactagtctaagttactacccattgtgactagtcttaacAGATCATCCTTGTAACGCGGTAGGAAAAATACAGACTGCATAATTAATTCTTTTACATTCCCATGCACGCAATCCTCACGCAGGTGCCAACTCCGCAGCATAAGTATTCTCGCCTTCATTTTCTCTTTGACAGAACTAAGCAGCAGCCGCAACCAGTCCGGGCCAGTGTGTCGGAAACAAGATTCAGGTGGCAACTCCCATTCCTTTCTCATGGCATCTCTCAGGGCTCTGCTCTTCGCGCAGTCAATTACAGCATGGAATTTGTCCTCCTCTCTGCAGCCATAACTATTGCACGTAGAGTCCACTTCGACCGTCTGCACTTCTTTTTTTTTGTCGCCAACGTGTTAGTGACAACCCTCCACCCAAAGATTCTCACTTCAGGAGGGACACTAGTCTTCCAAATGAGATCCCAAATGCTCCGGTCAAGCGCAACACTAGACGAACTAGAAGGAGCTTGAGATACTTGGCCATGGATGGATGCCGCAAGTCTGTACGCACTTTTGACATTCTTTTCATGGTGCCATGCAATGCAATCTTCCGTATCCGAGCTTGGGATATGAATTTTGCAAATTTTATCTGCGTCAAAATCATGGAAAATTTGCCTAATGAGCTCAACGTTCCATTCCTTTCTATCATGTCTCTTTAGTTGGTTCACCCACCGTAGCCTCGAGCGACGAATGAATGTGGATGTTTTTAGTCCTTCCTGTCGCGGGATCCACTGATCTCTCTGAATCTGAATACTCTTTCCGTTCCCCACTCTCCATATTATTTCTTTCTTAAGTAGTTCCAAACAAGCCTCAATTTCTCTTCAGACCGGTGACGCATTCGACGGAAATACAGTATCAAGCAAGTTACCATGGGGATAATGAGTACTCTAGCACATAGGCTATCTGGCTTTTGAAGGAGTCTTAACTTTGTTTAGCAAGAAGGGCGATGTTGAAAAGATGCATATCTCTAAAGCCAATTCCTCCTGCCCACTTAGGACGGGTCATGCGCTCCCATGGGCACCGAAAAGATGCATATCTTAATTCTAATTAAGTCTTAAGTTATGAGAGAACTGAGACTCTTTCCGTCTATTACGTTTGCACAATCATCCCATGGGCACCAAACTATGCGATGTGTAGTGTTATATATTCAGTAATGTCTTTGAATAAGTCATCACTGCCTCACTAGTGTATGTTTTCCGTGTTTGTGCTTCTTTCACACATTGGTTATAGCTTATAAGACAACATGCTCTTTTCACCCATTTGTTACATGACAACGGTTGTAGTATTTTGCATCTTCTAATTCAGAATAGATGGGCTAGGTGTTGCATGGGCTATTGATATTCGATGAGGAGCCTTCATTTTTGTATTGTGTAGCCAATCTCTAATGAAGAGCATGCTGCTAAACATAAGGTCTATGCCAATTGCTTGCTGCCACGAGGAGTTAAGATCATCTCAATCAGCAGTCGGGATATGACTTGTGTTTCAGTCATGGCGATACAATGTGTCACACACACACCAATTGAGAAGGTGCATGATCTGAAGAGGTGGGTGTGGGAGTTAGAATGAATTGTGCTTAAGTTACAAATAGTTGTGAGTTGGGGGGGGGAGGGATTTACAATTCTGGATTAGCTGGCGGTAGTGTACTTTAATTGGAATTGCACCAGATAGGCGCTCTTCATAACCATTTCTAGAGAACTTTAGACAAACATTATGTAGGCAAACTTGATACTCCACACCAATGCTTCGTGCATCTCAAGTTTGCCTACAAAAATTGCACTAGCAAACCAAGTATTATGTAGGCAACCATAATGCCATCGTTGAAGAAATTCAGATAACATTATCCAGGCGAGCATTAAGTTTGCCTATGAAACATACGCGCTACATCAAAGTTTTCTAGGCAGGCCTGGTGCTCCACACCAATTTGGAGGGAATTGTTTTACAAAAATGCTTAAAAACCGCCGACAGGTTTTTGAGCATGGCAAATTACATGTCACGAGCATGGCAATTTTCTTCAGCAACACGTAATTTGCCATAAAAATGATCGACTTGCCATGGTTAAAAATCTGGCATCAAATTTGTAGCGCGGTCTTTGTTTAACATAGAACATCTGACTCTTCATCCGACCCTAAAAAAGAGAACATCCAACCTTTTTTTTCTTTCTACGAACATCCGACCCTTATCGTAGCTTGCCATCTCTTGGTTAATCCCTCATGAATTCCCACTAACAAAACAAATGAAAAAACATCTCTCAAAATCCCAAAAGTAATACCTATTCAATTAAAGTACGCCCAGCACACTTGAGACTAACATAACAATTCTCATGTCCAatctcacaactctctcctctgaACTTCCCATTCTTTCTCCTAACTAAAAGTTGCCAAAACGAATGTTTTAGTGCTTCACTTGCCTCTCTCTTTTCCTCATGGGCCTTGTTTAGACGTCATTCAAAGTGTGATGGGTGTGTTACACCGTGCAACTAAGGATTATCACCAACGCAGCAATTTTCcctccaaaagaaaaaaagaaaaaaacgcaGCAAATAATACTTGGTGGCATTCGCTTCTTGACTGCGACATGGCCAAGAGTGTGTGGGCGTTAAGGGATGATGATTTGTTCGTTGCTGATCTATGGAGATGAGACACCAGATGTGAAGCGATGGTTATTTGAGCTGAGCGAGACTCTAAGCAGCGACAAGCTTATCGTGGTCCTTGTCACCCTTAGGGAATATGGTATGCTCGGCGGCAGGCGGGCAATCCAAGAGCATGAATACCAAACTCACTTGCTCATAACAGGTACATTGACGAAATCTCTAACCATGATTCTATGTGGGGACCAAGGCCGGTCGCACCGCCGCGCAGTGATGGCTCCCCCCGTCGTATAGGAAGCTGAATGTCAATGGTGCGATGGCAAATACACTGAGCAAAGGTGTGGCTGGTGTTGTCTGCCGTCATGAGCACGGGATGGAAGGTTTCAAGCAGTGGCGTATAACGGAATCACTAATCCTAAAACCCTGGAGGCTCTTGCATGTTATGAAGCTATATCTTTGGGCGAAGAGATGAGCCTTGGGAAGCTATACAAATCATCTGAATGTCTGAGGGTCGTCTGGGAACTCAAGTCTACCAAGAATCTGGGAGGTCACTGCATGATATTTCATGAGATGAACAAGCGGAGCATCTCATTTGGGTCCTGCAATTTCGGCCATGAACAGCTCAACAATGGCCAAGCTCGTAGATtagctaaccccccccccccccccccaagaaacACATTCCTAAACCATGGTTTAACTATTTTCATACTCACCACCAACATGATGCAGGTTTCAGGTGGCAGCGACTGCATTGCATTAACCAAAATGCGGCAGAGGGGAGAGTGCCGAACTCGAAAGCATGTAATATTTACAAGGGAGGGGTTACTACTGAGTCACACGCCAGCCACTGAGACCAGCTAGGGTGCCAGAAAACTACAGAAGCCTATCAACAGGTTGGTTCCTTGGAAGATGAAGCTGAACAGTAGGTGCTTGCTTGTAGCTGTCAGAACTCATAGGAACTTCATTCCCAATTGTCGCCTTGCGCAGCCCTGGAAGTTCTAGAACCGTATGGGGCTACGTGCACGATTCACCCGGGAAACCTGAAAACAAAGTTAATTGTACCACATAATGTCCAAGATTGGTGTATAGATAGTAAAACAAAAATCAGTCCATTGATGTTTTGCGTGAGAACTTACAATGTGAGACTTCCATTCCACCTGGCGTCCCTCGTTTACACCAAACTGAGGTTGCCCTCTGACATGATGGAATATATGAACAAGGACCGCAGCATCAAGAGCAGCATACTCTTTCTGTAGAAGGAGGCATGCAGATCTCTGTATTAGCGGTGGCACTTTACATCCTTGATAAACGACGTAAAGCACATTTGACCCAAGTTTGAGTCACGAATAAAAAATATGCAAGAAAAAAGGCGCTGAGTAGCTCATTTTTCCAGAAAATGTGGCTTATATCACAATTGCCCTATTAACCTTCAGATTCCACTAACTTACAGTTAAAATGTACAAATTTAACCTGCACTACCTACCCTTGAGTTGAGTGTATTCGGTGCTTTCCTATTATTAATTTTTTCCTCCATGTAAAAAGGgtaaaaattgcagcaaggaaaTGTAGTTATTCCCACTAATGCAGTTTACAACAGAGATATTAGTCAAATCTAGACAAGAGATCTGGGCCAGCTCATCCTAAACACATGCCGCAACTGACAAAACAAGGTAGGAAAGCTTTGAGGACTCTAAAATTTGACAATGTCCAAATTATTAGAAATCAATCATACAGATAAAGGCGGCACCAGCTCATAAGGATTAAGATCTTTACATGACTGCTTTAAAGAAACATGAGCAAAAAAATAGTGGGTGAATAACAGACCTGATTCTGGCTGAGAGGTCGCTGCTCCCAGTCACTATTCCGCCGTGTCTTGTTCAAACCAGCTCCTAATattttctggcaatattttcaaaTATATAAAGGGATATAGCTTGTCATAGGTTCTATGATAGAAAGATGAACAAATCAGCTGGATACCAGCTGAGTGTTGTAGATTTTTTAGATCATAAAATACCTTTGACAATCCAGAGAGACCACCAGTAGTCTCTTTGAACAGCTTCTGGATATCAAGTAGCATTTCATAGGACTGGAAACATATCAATTCTCCATACGACTGTGACAGCTGATGCAGATCGCATTGCAGGTTATAGCCTATTGTTTGCAATGGAAAAATGTTAGTTCTTTTCATGCGCAACAAGGAAACGTTCTTACAAGGAAAACAGGCATATGGTAGACAGCGGTAATTGATCATATTAGCATAGTACCCAGTTTTAGTATGTTAGATGAACACATGATTCGCCTGAAGCAGCAGTCCAATGCTTTAGGATCATCTTCATACAGCTTAATCAGATCAAAGATGAAAGCTTTCTTATCTGACGCGATTTGGATGATAGCAACCTGGCCATACAGATGAAACCTGTCAATGGAAGAACTAAAATATGCAGACAGATTAGAATGGGAATCTTCTTGCAGGGAAACTCAAAATATCACGGAAACTTAACAGTAACATAGTAGGCCCAAAAAAGTTAACATTAGAAAATGATCAGGACCCCAAATGATCGCCTATGACGTATTGTCACGACAGATGATGAAGTGAAAGCATGAGCCTATTCATGTGAAATAATTAGCCCATTTTATTAAACCATACCTTTTTGAAGAGCACTAGGGGAGGGTTTTGAATTTCCGCATATACTACATCGCGATAAAATTGCTTAGTAAGCTTAAACTATATTAGAGACCATGGTCATACTAGAAAACAAAGCAAACATAGAGGCGGGCAACAATTTGAACTAAGGCGTCACTTACCTTATTAGGTCTGCTGCCTTTCTCGTAATTAGGTTTCCATTCGCAATCCACACCAATAATTTTACAAGCTTCAATATAACTTGTTGCACTAAGTAATCCGTTGATCTCATCAACCCAAACAATCTCTTCTAAAATCAATTTCTTCAGCTCTAAGTAGTCAGACTGACACATGACCTCTTCTGGAACTGTGTCATAATAAATACACATCAAGAAGAGAAACAGAACTAGTGGAATAAAGTTAGTTCCAGCATATGAAGTGTACTCTTTGTCTCTTTCTAAAACCAATATTCGTATTTTTTATAGGTCAATAAATTAGGGTGAGGGGGTGATGCTACACAATGGGATACCATCAGAGTGCACTAAAAAAAATTACACCCGGGAATGTTCGATCAACTGAATTGAACGGCTCAACTACTACCAATTGACCAGAGTCACATAGTATCCATATGCCATGATCCATGAGAAAGTATTATCCGAAACTAGGATGCATAAAATTCAGAGATTATATCGCCCTCCTTTCGGTAACTTGTATACTGACTTTGCATCCACCCGGCAGCTTGCATTCACGTTATCTTCAGGGTTGGTGATGCTCCCTCCTCATTTCTTTGTACAAGTGAAAATGCTAATTCTAAATATTTGTTGTTCTTTTATACAGCTCTTATAAGATAAACTAGTTaagatgaattgaataataaactcACATGCCATATTTCTCAACCTACACAATCCAAAAATCAATAGTTTTTTATAAATTGCCCCTCAATTTGAAGATTATTGAATTGACCCTTAAATCTGTAGTTTTGCAGAAATGTGTACATTTTTTGCGAAACATACTCTTAATTGAATCATTGTACTGAGTAACTGAGTATTGCATAATCCGAAGGAAATATGAACAGGGTGTCTTTTAAACAGATAATTCAAGTGTAAAGGTGATTCTAAAATAGAAGCTAGGTGTTAAATACTATACAGAATAGATAGGAGTTAGCTTAATGTTGGATCGATAACATTATAGCTCTATAGAAGTAACCACTAAGAATATAGCTCTGTAGCGTAATGCTGGATCAATAACATCATAGGTGTGCTTACCCAAAGAATTGACATAACCTTCAAGAGAGTATCGTTCGCAAAGCTCGTCAACCTTCTCCATATAGCCAGCTTCCATAGCAAGATATACCTGTGCACAACATAACAATACAATCAATTCCTTTTATGATACGCAAAGGTTGCCAGCAAAAGATGTATTCCATTCCATCTAAAGTGTGtagtttcaaaaagaaaaaaggtaGCCGCGCAACAGCTTCACAAAAAACATcatacatgccccccccccccccccacacacacacacacacaacagaaAAAACATTCTCCCACCCACTTCATCCCATGAACAAAAGGTAACGGTGTATAGGAAGCAATGTCTTAAGAAAATGAATCTGAATTTCTATTGACCCAAATAGAATAATGATCTAGGGCATGTATAAACAGCAAACACGTCTAAAAAGTTGATTGTGATAAGATGGATGCAAGTTACCAGGTATTCCATCAGCTTTGTATCCTTCTTGGCACGGACTTCTGCAACATCCCAGCACCCTTTCTCTGCCAGCTTCTTTAGCGAACTGCAAATACAAAAGATCTCATAATAATTCTAAATAACCCTAAACAAATATCCTACAATCACTTCCCATTGAGCAACAGGAAAGTCACCTCTCTTTATACAAATAATTAACATCCGGAAACTCTTCTGCAAGGTCATATTGTTTCACCAGCTCATTCGCGCTCTTTAGCATTTTAACATCTAGATACTTTtgaattatcaaaattatcatTTCTTTCCCCATGAAAGCTGCCCACTCCTCTGCTGCCTTGTATTGCTTACTTCCAATCAGTTTTATGAGAAATGACTCATCACAGCATTGGATGGAAAAGCGTGTCATCAGGGCCACAGCACTCACATATGATTCTGATTTCATAAAGTACTGTACATGCTGTTTAAGATGTTCTCTTGCTGCCGCTAGATCTTCATCACCCAACTCTGAACCACAGAAAGCATGGGCCATATCTTTCAACTCGATATCGAATGTCTCAAGGAGCTTTACCAGTATGCGTTCTTCATGGGGTACAACAGAAGCAAGGATATCGAGAACAAGCCGTGCAGCAAGACACTTTGCATCAATAAAATCCTTCTGTACTGACTCCACGGATTTCAAATGCCTTAGAGAAGATATCAACATATGGCTGAACCCTTCAGCATGACTTTGGCCCAACAAAGGTATAATGTACATGCATTGGACAATGTATGTGAATGGGCCTGGCTGAGGAGCATTATTTAATGCCCTTTTAACCTGCTGCTGAAGGATCCTGAACTTTGCGGTTGCTTTGTGGGTTCCTAAATTAAAGCTTACAAAAGGTCAGAGCTATGAAAAGCATAACAAATAACATAAAGGAGAAGATCAAGAATCAAATAGACATGGAAGAACAAGGCAATAGCACATCTGTGACGGAGTAGATAACTACAGAATTCGGCTACTCATAAATTACGAAGAGTTTGGAAAGCAAAGGATTCAAGACCGTGCGCTATATTATGATGGCAAAGTTTACCTCATCCCAATTACAGATTGCACAGGGGCTATACTTTCTAACACAAGTTTTGTTTGTTTTGGAAGGTTCTATTTTTATAGTTTACAGAACAAGTTGTGGCAGGGCTTAGAAAAAAACATTTCAACAAATAAATAATGAATACCGAATTACAGAAGCATCACATTCATGGAAATTGAaggataaaataaaggaaataagTATACCATAGAAGTAGCAGTCCTTCAGAAGATACATAAAAGTAGCTGCAGAAACATGTGACAGATCAGAAAAAGAGTGTAAGCATATGGAGCGATGTTCATTCTTTTGATTGCTTTCAGAGGCTTCCCGCGCCCTTGCCTTGAGACGACCCATAGTTCAATGAATCATGCCCAACCTGTCCACCAAAGAAAATTTGCCAACTTAAACAACATAGAGTGAACTATTCCCAAGACCAAAATAGAGCAGAACACACCATACGTGTTTAATTTGCACGGCCATGTCACTTGCCCCCTCGAACTTGAGAATGGCACACTTAGGCCTCCACAAATTGTAGAAGTGGGTAAATGCAAAATAGAGAACTAAACTTAACTAAGGTAGTAACTAATGGCCATGTGGCACTTGGATCCTCCTGTTTAAACTAAAAAATTTACCATGCAATTGCTAAACAAGATGAACCGGGAGCTTGTAAAGAactaaaaaaaaatcataagatgtGCAAAAACTTGTTGAAATCCAAGAATATTAATTCTCCAATGATTTCAAATAATGATCACATGGAGATTTAGACTGACCTAAGGTATCATGTGACTCATACTCATGTACCTCTAATAACCATGATTCTTACATTTGTTTACCCAGTTGTACAGGCTTAACTGAATGTGAAATATTCAAGTACAGGGGCCCAAGTGACATGCTGTTGCAAGCGTTAGCACATCTTCAGTAAACAAGAAGCGCACACCAAAATACTATTTCAGATCCCCCGCCTTAATATCAAAATCACAACAAAATACTATTTAGATCCCCTGCCTTAATATCAAAATCACATCAGAATACTATTTTAACACCCCGCCTTAATATCAAAATCACAACAGAATACTAATTTAGACCCCCTGCCTTAATATCAAAATCTGTGAAACAGGATAAAGATCATCTTAAGCAAAAATATATGAAGAGCATGTTATGGGTTTCAGAGCTTCCTAGCTCCCAGCAGTTCTTTCTTCATGCAATCACTACTAGGACAACAATTCCGTTGAGCTCCTAGGACCTAGAATTACCACTACAACAGAAACCATTTTTCCTCTCTGTTCCCAATCCATTGGAGTTCTCAACCATCTTCAGGTAAAACCATCAAGCTCTTTCGCTGATTAAATAACGGCAACCAGCAAAGATAAGCATACGCAATGCGCTGCTGAAAATCCTAAATCAGCACCAACGTCGAGCGCTCAGACGATTTACAGACGAAGCAGGGGGGGGCTTGCGCATTTTGTCCCTGACGCAATCCCCAACCCGAAACTCATTTTTCTTACTGGAGGCACAGAATCAGAATGGACACACAAACACAAAGAGGAAAAAAAATGCCTCCATGGGGATCAGAGCTCGAGTGAACTCAGGGGGTACATACATCCATCAGGAGAGAAAACTAGTAGTAGCCCCCCAAAAAGGGCGGACTCTCGTTTCTGACGCCGCGGAACAGCGTAGGAAGAAGGCATAATCTCGCCCTAGGCAGAAGGAGAAGCCGAAGCAAGGAAAAAATGCGATACCTGCGTAGGTTCCGGTCTCCGCGCTCTGTTTTGGGGATCGGAAGGTTCCTTCCTGGTACCGTGGGATTCTAGGGTTTGGTTTGTGGCTTTGGAAGGGCGAGGGGGGAGGCGGAAGGGGGGCCGAACAAAGGGGAGGAACGCCAACGCCAGCACGGGAGCGGCACAACGCCTCAGCTCTCTCTGACTTGACCTCAGGTTTCCGTTTTCGGCTGTTTGTGCAGGACCGCTCGTGTTCCTGCGACTTTTCCATTTTCTTTTAATTATAATATTGGCAGGAGAGATACCAAATCCATTCGATTAGATATATTAGGGCGTCTCCAGCGGGACCTCAAATCTAGGAGCCGAGCTGTTCGGACGTATTTTGTCATTTAACTCCGACTGTATCGGTCAACCGACACGTCTGTTTATCCATTTTCTCGCAAATCAGAAGCAAAAGGGACCTTTCACAGGAGTCCGGACCGCCCCATGTAGGACTCCGACAACCCCGGCTCACTCAAATCCCCCTGCCGGCACTTTTCTTCCACTCTACCCTTGCCCCCTTGTTTTCATCCATATATTCCTCGTCTGACGTCGCCGTTGTACCTCTTCAATCGTCGCGGTACCTCTCCTTCCCAACCCCCACACACGCGCCTACCCCACTTGGATTACATCGTCGTCCACCCAATATCCCTTCACCAGGTACCCTCCGCCCCCTCCCGGCAttgtccatggcggacaccacgccTGGCAGGCGGCAAGTGTttggtcaaatgccattgagcttttTGGTTAAACTTCTTGTTTTTTTATAGAGTAAGCACGATGGCGGGGTACTCGGTGATCGAGGATGAGTTGATGCGTGATGCGTGGTTAGCCGTATCTGCAAAAAATGTAGGCATATAGAAGGGCTTGGCCTTTTGGCAAAACGTGCATGCGTCCTTTCATGAACGAAAGAACTTCGCGCCCTACGAGATGCACGTCATCCATGAACGCAATGCGGAGTCGCA
This DNA window, taken from Triticum aestivum cultivar Chinese Spring chromosome 1D, IWGSC CS RefSeq v2.1, whole genome shotgun sequence, encodes the following:
- the LOC123181744 gene encoding uncharacterized protein gives rise to the protein MGRLKARAREASESNQKNEHRSICLHSFSDLSHVSAATFMYLLKDCYFYGTHKATAKFRILQQQVKRALNNAPQPGPFTYIVQCMYIIPLLGQSHAEGFSHMLISSLRHLKSVESVQKDFIDAKCLAARLVLDILASVVPHEERILVKLLETFDIELKDMAHAFCGSELGDEDLAAAREHLKQHVQYFMKSESYVSAVALMTRFSIQCCDESFLIKLIGSKQYKAAEEWAAFMGKEMIILIIQKYLDVKMLKSANELVKQYDLAEEFPDVNYLYKESSLKKLAEKGCWDVAEVRAKKDTKLMEYLVYLAMEAGYMEKVDELCERYSLEGYVNSLVPEEVMCQSDYLELKKLILEEIVWVDEINGLLSATSYIEACKIIGVDCEWKPNYEKGSRPNKVAIIQIASDKKAFIFDLIKLYEDDPKALDCCFRRIMCSSNILKLGYNLQCDLHQLSQSYGELICFQSYEMLLDIQKLFKETTGGLSGLSKKILGAGLNKTRRNSDWEQRPLSQNQKEYAALDAAVLVHIFHHVRGQPQFGVNEGRQVEWKSHIVSRVNRARSPIRF